The following proteins come from a genomic window of Vidua chalybeata isolate OUT-0048 chromosome 2, bVidCha1 merged haplotype, whole genome shotgun sequence:
- the ELMOD1 gene encoding ELMO domain-containing protein 1 isoform X1, producing the protein MKHFLRMFVQVCLYFYCKCLWRCLKFVVRKLTGQCELQRICYNTKPGAARTMKIEASLKGSKSKRLQTSVNVHPDAIEKTIDDIMELKRINPDINPQLGVSLQACLLQIVGYRNLIAEVEKLRREAYDSENPQHEEMLLKLWKCLKPNSPLKARISKQWCEIGFQGDDPKTDFRGMGLLGLYNLVYFAEWDTEIAQQVLTDSLHPKYREVTKKELSQLSKAEWEKKKFDKAIGYSFAIVGINITDLAYNLLVSGALKTHFYNVAPEAPTLTHFQQTFCYLMHEFHKFWIDEDPLDIMEFNRVREKFYKRILRQLQNPEMALCPHFAASESLINM; encoded by the exons ATGAAACACTTCCTGAG GATGTTTGTCCAGGTATGCCTGTACTTCTACTGCAAATGCTTGTGGCGCTGCCTGAAATTCGTGGTCAGGAAACTAACAGGTCAATGTGAATTGCAAAGGATCTGTTACAATACCAAACCTGGAGCTGCCAGAACTATGAAAATAG AGGCATCCCTGAAAGGTTCAAAAAGTAAG CGGCTGCAAACATCAGTAAATGTTCACCCTGATGCTATTGAAAAAACAATAGATGACATCATGGAGCTGAAAAGGATTAATCCAGATATAAATCCACA GTTGGGAGTGTCTCTTCAGGCATGCCTGCTGCAGATTGTGGGCTACAGAAATCTCATTGCAGAGGTCGAGAAGCTGCGCCGAGAGGCGTACGATTCGGAGAATCCACAACAcgaggaaatgctgctgaag TTGTGGAAGTGCTTGAAGCCGAATTCGCCACTGAAAGCTCGGATTTCGAAGCAGTGGTGTGAAATTGGTTTCCAAGGTGACGATCCTAAAACAGACTTTAGAGGAATGGGTCTTCTGGGCTTATATAACTTGGT GTATTTTGCTGAATGGGACACTGAGATAGCTCAGCAAGTTCTCACTGATTCTCTTCACCCTAAATACAG GGAAGTCACTAAGAAGGAActaag ccaACTTAGCAAAGCTgaatgggagaagaaaaagtttgATAAGGCAATTGG CTACTCTTTTGCCATCGTGGGCATTAACATAACAGACCTTGCATACAACCTGCTTGTGAGTGGGGCTCTGAAGACCCATTTCTACAATGTTGCTCCAGAAGCACCAACGCTCACCCACTTTCAGCAGACATTCT GTTACTTAATGCACGAATTCCACAAATTCTGGATTGATGAGGATCCGCTGGACATAATGGAATTCAATCGTGTCAGGGAGAAATTTTACAAGCGAATCTTGAGACAGCTTCAGAACCCAGAGATGGCTCTGTGTCCTCATTTTGCTGCATCAGAAAGTTTAATCAATATGTAG
- the ELMOD1 gene encoding ELMO domain-containing protein 1 isoform X2 produces the protein MKHFLRMFVQVCLYFYCKCLWRCLKFVVRKLTGQCELQRICYNTKPGAARTMKIEASLKGSKSKRLQTSVNVHPDAIEKTIDDIMELKRINPDINPQLGVSLQACLLQIVGYRNLIAEVEKLRREAYDSENPQHEEMLLKLWKCLKPNSPLKARISKQWCEIGFQGDDPKTDFRGMGLLGLYNLVYFAEWDTEIAQQVLTDSLHPKYSQLSKAEWEKKKFDKAIGYSFAIVGINITDLAYNLLVSGALKTHFYNVAPEAPTLTHFQQTFCYLMHEFHKFWIDEDPLDIMEFNRVREKFYKRILRQLQNPEMALCPHFAASESLINM, from the exons ATGAAACACTTCCTGAG GATGTTTGTCCAGGTATGCCTGTACTTCTACTGCAAATGCTTGTGGCGCTGCCTGAAATTCGTGGTCAGGAAACTAACAGGTCAATGTGAATTGCAAAGGATCTGTTACAATACCAAACCTGGAGCTGCCAGAACTATGAAAATAG AGGCATCCCTGAAAGGTTCAAAAAGTAAG CGGCTGCAAACATCAGTAAATGTTCACCCTGATGCTATTGAAAAAACAATAGATGACATCATGGAGCTGAAAAGGATTAATCCAGATATAAATCCACA GTTGGGAGTGTCTCTTCAGGCATGCCTGCTGCAGATTGTGGGCTACAGAAATCTCATTGCAGAGGTCGAGAAGCTGCGCCGAGAGGCGTACGATTCGGAGAATCCACAACAcgaggaaatgctgctgaag TTGTGGAAGTGCTTGAAGCCGAATTCGCCACTGAAAGCTCGGATTTCGAAGCAGTGGTGTGAAATTGGTTTCCAAGGTGACGATCCTAAAACAGACTTTAGAGGAATGGGTCTTCTGGGCTTATATAACTTGGT GTATTTTGCTGAATGGGACACTGAGATAGCTCAGCAAGTTCTCACTGATTCTCTTCACCCTAAATACAG ccaACTTAGCAAAGCTgaatgggagaagaaaaagtttgATAAGGCAATTGG CTACTCTTTTGCCATCGTGGGCATTAACATAACAGACCTTGCATACAACCTGCTTGTGAGTGGGGCTCTGAAGACCCATTTCTACAATGTTGCTCCAGAAGCACCAACGCTCACCCACTTTCAGCAGACATTCT GTTACTTAATGCACGAATTCCACAAATTCTGGATTGATGAGGATCCGCTGGACATAATGGAATTCAATCGTGTCAGGGAGAAATTTTACAAGCGAATCTTGAGACAGCTTCAGAACCCAGAGATGGCTCTGTGTCCTCATTTTGCTGCATCAGAAAGTTTAATCAATATGTAG